A section of the Primulina eburnea isolate SZY01 chromosome 1, ASM2296580v1, whole genome shotgun sequence genome encodes:
- the LOC140806608 gene encoding uncharacterized protein, which produces MAGRPPRNNRNARDANQNDNPPPPPPPRVNLSQEDMMAIATIVAATLQGIVNPLANAIQPPQEPQPRGIKYHYESLRRNRVPTFDGNPDPEVSHNWLKNVETQLHLLEVPEELRVEVVTPLLEDRARKWWETVSLPLAEVEDITWQIFKREYLKQYYPAEFRLQKLNEFENFRQSPDMTVMEYTSKFNDLGTYVPTIMSDETLKMHRYKKGLNSQIQSALAVYKPSSFADLMGAAMSAETDIKRREEENKNKRPLNNQSTQNNLKFKKPNYSGGSFKGSFGSNGSTEGKWCDTCRQKHIGECYRKTGACFKCGKVGHRIKDCPDNKDKGSGPNKQHENKTNARVYAITQEEADNSNEVVAELIQLNMVEFDIILGMDWLAKNHAIVDCQKKEIRLQTPAKREVLFHGKSKERRSLLSASQARKAIKRGEDIYLAVLNEVKGEEVPKLEEISIVKEFPDVFPEELPGEIPDREVEFEINLVPGAVPISKAPYRMAPAELKELKDQLQELLDKKQIRLPSVKSQSRRYP; this is translated from the exons GATATGATGGCAATAGCAACTATCGTCGCTGCAACATTACAAGGAATTGTGAATCCACTGGCCAACGCCATCCAACCACCCCAAGAACCTCAGCCACGTGGGATTAAGTATCACTATGAATCTCTCAGAAGGAATCGAGTTCCAACTTTCGATGGGAACCCAGATCCGGAAGTCAGTCACAACTGGCTCAAGAACGTTGAAACACAACTACATCTACTGGAGGTACCGGAAGAATTGAGAGTGGAAGTCGTGACCCCGTTATTGGAGGATCGGGCTAGGAAATGGTGGGAAACTGTGTCGCTACCTTTAGCTGAAGTAGAAGATATCACGTGGCAAATTTTCAAAAGAGAATACTTGAAACAATACTATCCGGCCGAGTTTCgtctacaaaagctgaatgagttTGAGAATTTCAGACAGTCACCAGATATGACGGTAATGGAGTACACGTCAAAATTCAACGATTTAGGAACTTACGTTCCGACAATCATGTCAGATGAGACGTTAAAAATGCACCGCTACAAGAAAGGACTAAACAGCCAAATTCAGTCGGCACTGGCAGTGTACAAACCAAGCAGCTTTGCGGACTTGATGGGCGCTGCAATGAGTGCAGAAACCGATATCAAGCGACGAGAAGAAGAAAACAAGAACAAGAGACCATTGAACAATCAATCCACGCAGAATAATCTCAAGTTCAAGAAACCAAATTATTCAGGAGGGTCCTTCAAAGGAAGTTTTGGCAGTAATGGTAGCACCGAAGGAAAATGGTGTGACACAtgtcgacaaaaacatattggGGAATGTTATCGGAAGACAGGCGCTTGTTTCAAGTGCGGGAAAGTGGGCCATAGAATTAAAGACTGTCCAGATAACAAGGACAAAGGGTCGGGACCCAACAAACaacatgaaaacaaaacaaatgcTCGGGTTTATGCCATAACCCAAGAGGAAGCCGATAATAGCAACGAAGTTGTGGCAG AATTGATTCAACTCAATATGgtggagtttgacatcattcttggaatggactggttagcTAAGAACCATGCCATAGTAGACTGTCAGAAGAAAGAAATTAGACTTCAAACTCCAGCAAAGAGGGAAGTCTTATTTCACGGGAAATCCAAAGAAAGAAGATCCCTACTGTCAGCCTCACAAGCCAGGAAGGCTATAAAGAGAGGAGAAGATATTTACCTAGCTGTACTTAATGAAGTTAAAGGAGAAGAAGTTCCAAAGTTGGAAGAAATTTCAATTGttaaagaatttccagacgtttttcccgaagaatTACCAGGAGAGATACCCGATAGAGAagtagaatttgaaatcaactTAGTCCCTGGTGCTGTACCAATCTCtaaagcaccataccgaatggctccagctgaATTAAAAGAGCTGAAGGATCAACTGCAAGAACTACTGGACAAGAAGCAG ATCAGGTTACCATCAGTTAAAAGTCAAAGCAGaagatatccctaa